The proteins below come from a single Microbacterium sp. SLBN-154 genomic window:
- a CDS encoding sensor histidine kinase, which yields MNTAQDATRREIIAQYGVVGEPPEPDLEGLVQLAATISGVPTAVINIIDDRHQHQIATVGISPSVCAREDSMCAVVFEGAHRVVVSDARRDERFATNPFVTGDIARIRFYASSPLVTPGGVAIGTLCVFDDDPGLLTEEQGRALDVLAHQVVDVLELRRLARELKRSNEALEGFARQVSHDLRNPLTAISGFLELAVDSPELADAPVAARAIERAEAAAHRMSGMLDDLLAFARVGGVPPATARVDVGELLEEIQDDLHSALSESGARIDVTASAEMEGDRTMLRVLVENLVANAVKFSQAAGGRPHVDVRVERTSSGIRLIVDDDGPGIPEDDRERVFGLMERGQNALAPGLGIGLATCRRIAEAHGGRIGISDSPLGGARVWVVLPGSDRFEPAAV from the coding sequence GTGAACACAGCTCAGGACGCGACGCGCCGCGAGATCATCGCGCAGTACGGCGTCGTCGGCGAGCCCCCCGAGCCCGACCTCGAGGGTCTGGTGCAGCTGGCCGCGACCATCTCGGGCGTGCCGACCGCGGTGATCAACATCATCGACGATCGGCACCAGCATCAGATCGCCACCGTGGGGATCTCGCCCTCCGTGTGCGCACGGGAGGACTCGATGTGCGCGGTCGTCTTCGAGGGTGCGCATCGGGTGGTCGTCAGCGACGCCCGTCGCGACGAGCGGTTCGCGACGAATCCCTTCGTCACCGGAGACATCGCGCGCATCAGGTTCTACGCCTCGAGCCCGCTGGTGACGCCGGGGGGAGTCGCCATCGGCACGCTGTGCGTCTTCGACGACGACCCCGGCCTGCTCACCGAGGAACAGGGCCGCGCGCTCGACGTCCTCGCCCATCAGGTGGTCGACGTGCTGGAGCTGCGCAGACTCGCGCGCGAGCTCAAGCGATCCAACGAGGCGCTCGAGGGTTTCGCCCGCCAGGTCAGTCATGACCTGCGCAATCCCCTCACCGCGATCAGCGGTTTCCTCGAACTCGCCGTCGACAGTCCTGAGCTCGCCGACGCGCCGGTCGCGGCCCGCGCGATCGAGCGGGCGGAGGCCGCGGCGCACCGCATGTCCGGGATGCTGGACGATCTTCTCGCCTTCGCGCGTGTGGGCGGCGTACCGCCCGCCACGGCGAGGGTCGATGTCGGCGAGCTGCTGGAGGAGATCCAGGACGATCTGCACTCGGCCCTCAGCGAGAGCGGTGCCCGCATCGATGTCACCGCCTCGGCCGAGATGGAAGGCGACCGCACCATGCTTCGCGTGCTGGTGGAGAACCTCGTGGCCAACGCCGTGAAGTTCTCACAGGCCGCCGGCGGAAGACCTCACGTCGACGTCCGCGTGGAGCGAACGTCATCCGGCATCCGGCTGATCGTCGACGACGACGGTCCCGGCATCCCCGAAGATGACAGGGAACGGGTCTTCGGGCTGATGGAACGAGGTCAGAACGCCCTCGCACCGGGACTGGGGATCGGACTGGCCACCTGCCGCCGCATCGCTGAAGCGCACGGCGGGCGGATCGGAATCAGCGATTCCCCGCTCGGTGGCGCGCGCGTGTGGGTGGTCCTGCCCGGATCCGACCGATTCGAGCCCGCCGCCGTCTGA
- a CDS encoding SDR family NAD(P)-dependent oxidoreductase — MARFLLIAASSGIGQATAEILRSSGHEVVTTARGDDVITPDHVVDATDFAAVDEVFAAAGELDGVACFAGSLLLKPAHLTTAEEYHEVVAASLTTAFATVRGAGKHLKRGGSVVLVSSAAALHGTANHEAIAAAKSGVVGLALSAAATYASRNLRVNAVAPGLTETSLTASLTETDGARKVSEAMHALGRLGKPDDVARAVAFLLDPANDWITGQVLAVDGGLARVRPRMKV, encoded by the coding sequence ATGGCGCGCTTCCTTCTCATCGCCGCTTCGAGCGGCATCGGCCAGGCCACCGCGGAGATCCTCCGAAGCAGTGGGCACGAGGTCGTCACGACCGCACGCGGCGACGACGTCATCACTCCCGACCACGTCGTCGACGCCACCGACTTCGCTGCCGTCGACGAGGTGTTCGCCGCGGCGGGGGAGCTCGACGGGGTCGCCTGCTTCGCCGGGTCGCTGCTGCTCAAGCCCGCGCATCTGACGACGGCCGAGGAGTACCACGAGGTGGTCGCCGCGTCGCTCACGACCGCCTTCGCGACGGTGCGGGGTGCGGGGAAGCACCTCAAGCGCGGGGGATCGGTCGTGCTCGTGTCATCCGCTGCGGCTCTGCACGGAACGGCGAATCACGAGGCCATCGCCGCCGCGAAATCAGGGGTGGTCGGGCTGGCTCTGTCGGCCGCAGCGACGTACGCGTCGCGTAACCTGCGGGTGAACGCGGTGGCTCCGGGTCTCACCGAGACCTCGCTGACCGCGTCGCTGACCGAGACCGACGGGGCGCGCAAGGTGTCGGAGGCGATGCACGCCCTCGGGCGGCTGGGCAAGCCCGACGATGTCGCGCGAGCGGTGGCCTTCCTCCTCGACCCCGCGAACGACTGGATCACCGGGCAGGTGCTGGCCGTCGACGGAGGCCTCGCCCGGGTCCGCCCGCGCATGAAGGTCTGA
- a CDS encoding bifunctional o-acetylhomoserine/o-acetylserine sulfhydrylase encodes MSAPENWRFETKQIHSGAQPDPVTKARATPIYQTTSYVFDNTDHAANLFALAEFGNIYTRIQNPTQDVVEQRIAALEGGTGALLVSSGQAAETFAILNLAQAGDHFVSSSSIYGGTYNLFKYTLAKLGIEVTFVENQDDADEWRRAVRPNTKAFFAETIGNPKINVLDIRTVADVAHEAGVPLIVDNTIATPYLIRPFEHGADIVLHSATKFLGGHGTVIGGVIVDGGSFEWSKNVDRFPGFTEPDPSYHGASYTAAVGDGLAYIIKARVQLLRDLGSSISPNSAWLLLQGIETLSLRIERHVQNAQEIAEWLENQSDVASVNYSGLPTSPWYAAANRYAPKGVGAVLSFELKGGVDAGREFVNSLTLFSHLANIGDVRSLVIHPASTTHSQLTPEQQLTAGVTPGLVRLSVGIENVDDLKADLEQALAAARRVSEAARA; translated from the coding sequence ATGTCCGCACCCGAGAACTGGCGTTTCGAGACCAAGCAGATCCACTCGGGCGCGCAGCCCGACCCGGTGACGAAGGCCCGCGCCACGCCCATCTACCAGACCACGTCGTACGTGTTCGACAACACCGATCACGCCGCCAACCTCTTCGCGCTGGCCGAGTTCGGAAACATCTACACCCGCATCCAGAACCCCACGCAGGATGTCGTCGAGCAGCGCATCGCGGCGCTGGAGGGCGGCACCGGCGCACTGCTGGTCTCCAGCGGGCAAGCGGCCGAGACCTTCGCGATCCTCAACCTCGCGCAGGCGGGCGACCACTTCGTGTCCTCCAGCTCGATCTACGGCGGCACCTACAACCTGTTCAAGTACACCCTGGCCAAGCTCGGCATCGAGGTCACCTTCGTCGAGAACCAGGATGACGCCGACGAGTGGCGCCGCGCGGTGCGACCGAACACCAAGGCGTTCTTCGCCGAGACGATCGGCAACCCCAAGATCAACGTCCTCGACATCCGCACCGTCGCCGACGTCGCGCACGAGGCGGGAGTCCCGCTCATCGTCGACAACACGATCGCCACGCCCTACCTCATCCGTCCGTTCGAGCACGGCGCCGACATCGTGCTGCACTCGGCGACGAAGTTCCTCGGCGGCCACGGCACCGTGATCGGCGGCGTGATCGTCGACGGCGGATCGTTCGAGTGGTCGAAGAACGTCGACCGCTTCCCCGGGTTCACCGAGCCCGACCCGTCGTACCACGGAGCGAGCTACACCGCGGCCGTGGGCGACGGTCTCGCCTACATCATCAAGGCCCGTGTGCAGCTGCTGCGCGACCTCGGATCCTCCATCTCGCCGAACAGCGCCTGGCTGCTCCTGCAGGGCATCGAGACGCTGTCGCTGCGCATCGAGCGTCACGTGCAGAACGCGCAAGAGATCGCCGAGTGGCTGGAGAACCAGTCCGACGTCGCGTCGGTGAACTATTCGGGTCTTCCGACCTCGCCCTGGTACGCCGCTGCGAACCGCTACGCCCCGAAGGGTGTGGGCGCGGTGCTGTCCTTCGAGCTGAAGGGCGGTGTGGATGCGGGCCGTGAGTTCGTGAACTCGCTGACGCTGTTCAGCCACCTCGCCAACATCGGCGACGTGCGCTCGCTCGTCATCCACCCCGCCTCGACCACCCACTCGCAGCTCACTCCCGAGCAGCAGCTCACCGCCGGGGTGACCCCGGGGCTCGTGCGCCTGTCGGTGGGGATCGAGAACGTCGATGACCTCAAGGCCGACCTCGAGCAGGCCCTCGCCGCTGCGCGCCGGGTCTCAGAGGCCGCCCGCGCCTGA
- a CDS encoding SDR family oxidoreductase, whose amino-acid sequence MTDATTTDAAHRPTARRAVVTGASSGIGEATARKLRALGWDVVAVARRAERLAALENEIGAVAFAADLTAAADVEALAEWLAETGPVDALVNIAGGARGTDRVEDGDPDDWQWMFEVNVLATQRLTAALLPLLRRTAADRASHADVVFVTSTAAQIAYAGGAGYNAAKAGQSMIAHALRLEVNGEPLRVIEIAPGMVQTEEFTLNRLGGDRAAADRVYEDVQAPLTADDVADVIGYALSAPGHVNLDLVTMRPVAQSAQHLLARGPLHVRTAG is encoded by the coding sequence ATGACCGATGCCACGACGACGGATGCCGCACATCGACCGACCGCCAGACGCGCGGTGGTCACCGGAGCGAGCTCGGGGATCGGCGAGGCGACGGCGCGGAAGCTTCGGGCACTCGGCTGGGACGTGGTCGCCGTGGCCCGACGTGCCGAGCGCCTCGCCGCACTGGAGAACGAGATCGGCGCCGTCGCCTTCGCCGCCGACCTCACTGCCGCCGCCGATGTCGAGGCGCTCGCCGAGTGGCTGGCGGAGACGGGGCCGGTCGACGCGCTCGTCAACATCGCCGGGGGCGCGCGCGGCACCGATCGTGTCGAGGACGGCGACCCCGACGACTGGCAGTGGATGTTCGAGGTCAATGTGCTCGCCACGCAGCGCCTCACCGCCGCTCTGCTGCCGCTGCTGCGCCGCACGGCGGCCGACCGGGCATCCCACGCCGATGTGGTCTTCGTCACCTCGACCGCTGCGCAGATCGCCTACGCCGGCGGTGCCGGATACAACGCCGCGAAGGCGGGACAGTCGATGATCGCGCACGCGCTGCGCCTCGAGGTCAACGGCGAGCCCCTCCGGGTCATCGAGATCGCGCCGGGCATGGTGCAGACCGAGGAGTTCACGCTCAATCGCCTCGGCGGTGATCGCGCTGCGGCCGACCGGGTGTACGAGGACGTCCAGGCGCCGCTCACCGCCGATGACGTCGCGGACGTCATCGGGTATGCACTGTCGGCGCCGGGGCACGTCAACCTCGACCTCGTCACGATGCGACCGGTCGCGCAGTCGGCGCAGCACCTGCTGGCCCGCGGGCCGCTGCACGTGCGCACCGCCGGCTGA
- a CDS encoding uracil-DNA glycosylase, translating into MGRSLDELADAGLLDAGWAAALAPVASDIAALGERLRAETATGGQYLPAGERVLRAFSRPLDEVKVLIVGQDPYPTPGHPIGLSFAVDPRVRPLPRSLANIYRELRDDLGIEPVTHGDLSAWSDQGVMLLNRVLTVRPGEPGSHRGWGWERVTEHAIRVLAARDRPLVAILWGRDAATLRPLLGDTAAITSAHPSPLSASRGFFGSRPFSRANEMLAAQGASTVDWRLPSAA; encoded by the coding sequence ATGGGGCGTTCGCTTGACGAACTGGCCGACGCGGGTCTGCTGGATGCCGGGTGGGCGGCAGCGCTCGCGCCCGTGGCCTCTGACATCGCCGCCCTCGGCGAGCGGCTGAGAGCCGAGACCGCCACGGGCGGCCAGTACCTCCCCGCCGGTGAGCGTGTGCTGCGCGCTTTCTCCCGTCCGCTCGACGAGGTGAAGGTGCTGATCGTGGGGCAGGACCCCTACCCGACGCCGGGTCATCCGATCGGCCTGTCGTTCGCCGTCGATCCGCGCGTGCGGCCCCTGCCGCGGAGCCTGGCGAACATCTACCGCGAACTGCGCGACGACCTCGGTATCGAGCCCGTCACCCACGGCGACCTGTCGGCGTGGAGCGACCAGGGCGTCATGCTGCTGAACAGGGTGCTCACCGTCCGCCCCGGTGAACCCGGCTCTCACCGCGGCTGGGGCTGGGAACGCGTCACCGAGCACGCCATCCGCGTGCTCGCAGCCCGTGATCGCCCTCTCGTCGCGATCCTCTGGGGGAGGGATGCCGCGACCCTGCGTCCGCTCCTCGGCGACACCGCCGCCATCACCTCGGCGCATCCGTCGCCCCTCTCGGCCAGCCGCGGATTCTTCGGGTCGCGGCCGTTCTCGCGCGCGAACGAGATGCTCGCCGCGCAGGGCGCTTCGACCGTCGACTGGCGTCTGCCCTCCGCCGCGTAG
- a CDS encoding GNAT family N-acetyltransferase: MLEEEYETARRRLPRHLRRRPEPERPFSFEIRPVADGDIPDIREIYNYYVTNSVVTFDEKKWTVGQWRDKVAYLKKLGLPFLVAESPSGQVLGYAYVQPMSSKSAYRYSVENSIYLGQAATGKGLGRALLEALIAACEQAGIREMVAVISDRGAEASIALHEKLGFAEVGRMGRVGFKFGRWLGTVYLQKSLKPVKKRRALFGR, translated from the coding sequence ATGCTGGAGGAGGAGTACGAGACGGCGAGGCGCCGCCTTCCCCGTCATCTTCGTCGCCGGCCCGAGCCGGAGCGGCCGTTCTCGTTCGAGATCCGCCCGGTCGCCGACGGTGACATCCCCGACATCCGCGAGATCTACAACTACTACGTCACCAACTCCGTGGTGACCTTCGATGAAAAGAAGTGGACCGTCGGGCAGTGGCGGGACAAGGTCGCCTACCTGAAGAAGCTCGGTCTGCCCTTCCTCGTCGCCGAATCGCCCTCCGGTCAGGTGCTCGGGTACGCCTACGTGCAGCCGATGTCGAGCAAGTCCGCCTATCGGTACTCGGTGGAGAACTCTATCTACCTCGGGCAGGCAGCGACCGGGAAGGGACTCGGGCGCGCGCTCCTCGAGGCGCTCATCGCGGCATGCGAGCAGGCGGGCATCCGGGAGATGGTGGCTGTCATCAGCGACAGGGGCGCCGAGGCCTCGATCGCCCTCCACGAGAAGCTCGGGTTCGCCGAGGTCGGACGCATGGGCCGGGTCGGCTTCAAGTTCGGCCGGTGGCTCGGGACGGTGTACCTGCAGAAGTCCCTGAAGCCGGTGAAGAAGCGGCGGGCACTCTTCGGTCGGTGA
- a CDS encoding protealysin inhibitor emfourin: MSDQTDGTGPGRKAIVVVLVERTGGVTGIPRRWRAEVEGDDASSWLPLIDACPWDVAPRPTRGADRFRWRVHATSHGADREAEFGDADLEGPWQTLVERVREHGRPG; the protein is encoded by the coding sequence ATGAGCGATCAGACGGACGGGACCGGTCCCGGCAGGAAGGCGATCGTCGTGGTCCTGGTGGAGCGCACCGGCGGTGTCACCGGAATCCCCCGTCGATGGCGTGCCGAGGTCGAGGGCGACGACGCATCGTCCTGGCTTCCCCTCATCGACGCCTGCCCCTGGGACGTGGCACCGCGCCCGACGCGCGGGGCCGATCGATTCCGCTGGCGGGTGCATGCGACCTCGCACGGCGCCGACCGTGAGGCCGAATTCGGCGATGCGGATCTGGAAGGACCGTGGCAGACCCTCGTGGAGCGCGTGCGCGAGCACGGTCGCCCCGGCTGA
- a CDS encoding M4 family metallopeptidase encodes MRAIIPPYLLARIASVNEATFAHAAAAARATLQATPPYRITRSRLRLSIGDDGTITAETTPAPDRTISDAERREVLPGRRVRGEDDPATGDAAVDEAFAGLGITFDAFWDAFARNGIDGRGGPLLATVHYGRDYDNAFWNGERMVFGDGDGEVFTGFTGSLTVIAHELAHGVIEAAGGLEYQDQSGALNESLADVFGVLVEQQHLGQTADEASWLIGEGIFTPAVQGRALRSLAVPGTAYDDDILGRDPQPGHMDDYVVTADDNGGVHINSGIPNRAFHLVATALGGYAWERAGRVWYLALTSGALSPTADFSDFAAATVAAAQSEYGGSSKEAAAVRAAWAGVGVDLAG; translated from the coding sequence ATGCGCGCGATCATCCCTCCCTATCTCCTCGCCCGGATCGCCTCCGTGAACGAGGCGACCTTCGCCCACGCGGCCGCCGCGGCGCGCGCGACCCTGCAGGCCACCCCGCCCTACCGCATCACCCGGAGCAGGCTCCGCCTGTCCATCGGCGACGACGGCACGATCACCGCCGAGACCACGCCCGCGCCCGATCGCACGATCTCCGACGCGGAGCGGCGCGAGGTGCTCCCCGGTCGTCGTGTGCGCGGCGAGGACGACCCGGCCACCGGCGACGCCGCCGTCGACGAGGCCTTCGCCGGGCTCGGCATCACCTTCGACGCGTTCTGGGACGCCTTCGCCCGCAACGGCATCGATGGCCGGGGCGGCCCGCTCCTGGCGACCGTGCACTACGGCCGCGACTACGACAACGCTTTCTGGAACGGCGAGCGCATGGTCTTCGGCGACGGTGACGGCGAGGTGTTCACCGGCTTCACCGGCTCGCTCACCGTCATCGCCCACGAGCTCGCGCACGGGGTCATCGAGGCCGCCGGAGGCCTGGAGTACCAGGACCAGTCCGGCGCGCTGAACGAATCGCTGGCCGACGTGTTCGGCGTGCTCGTCGAGCAGCAGCATCTCGGCCAGACCGCCGACGAGGCCAGCTGGCTCATCGGCGAGGGGATCTTCACCCCCGCGGTGCAGGGGCGGGCTCTGCGATCGTTGGCGGTGCCGGGGACCGCGTACGACGACGACATCCTCGGCCGCGACCCGCAACCGGGGCACATGGACGACTACGTCGTGACCGCCGATGACAATGGCGGCGTGCACATCAACTCCGGCATCCCCAACCGGGCGTTCCACCTCGTCGCCACGGCGCTCGGCGGATACGCGTGGGAGCGGGCGGGGCGCGTGTGGTACCTCGCCCTGACCTCGGGCGCCCTCTCCCCCACCGCGGACTTCTCCGACTTCGCCGCCGCGACGGTGGCCGCCGCCCAGTCGGAGTACGGTGGATCATCCAAAGAAGCAGCGGCCGTTCGCGCCGCCTGGGCGGGTGTCGGGGTCGACCTCGCCGGGTAG
- a CDS encoding ABC transporter ATP-binding protein codes for MSDILLSARRLTRRHALPKKTLFERRTYTTALEDADVDVSAGSALGIIGESGSGKSTLVRILLGLDAPTSGTVEVDGRAIDATASARSLHWLRRLTGVVFQDPYASLDPRMSVGRIVGEPLWALGIEGDRRARVREVLEQVGLEAEMTERFPHEFSGGQRQRIALARALVHRPRLLVGDEPLSALDVTVRAQILTLLADLRRQEDLTLVMVSHDIGVVQSICDEVVVMKDGRIVEEGPTEKVLQQPQVAYTRRLLASVPMIDPPATRPGVGGEG; via the coding sequence GTGAGCGACATCCTGCTGAGCGCCCGACGCCTCACCCGCCGTCACGCGCTGCCGAAGAAGACCCTGTTCGAGCGGCGGACGTACACGACCGCTCTCGAGGACGCCGACGTCGACGTCAGCGCCGGGAGTGCGCTGGGCATCATCGGCGAGTCGGGGTCGGGGAAATCCACTCTCGTGCGGATCCTCCTCGGGCTCGATGCCCCCACCTCGGGCACCGTCGAGGTCGACGGGCGCGCCATCGACGCCACGGCGTCCGCGCGCTCGCTGCACTGGCTCCGGCGGCTGACCGGCGTGGTGTTCCAGGATCCCTATGCCTCGCTCGACCCGCGGATGAGCGTGGGGCGCATCGTCGGAGAACCCCTCTGGGCCCTCGGGATCGAGGGCGATCGGCGGGCACGCGTGCGCGAGGTGCTGGAGCAGGTCGGGCTGGAGGCCGAGATGACCGAGCGGTTCCCGCACGAGTTCTCCGGCGGCCAGCGCCAGCGGATCGCTCTGGCCCGGGCACTCGTGCACCGCCCGCGCCTGCTCGTCGGCGACGAGCCGCTCTCGGCGCTCGATGTCACCGTCCGCGCGCAGATCCTCACCCTGCTGGCCGATCTCCGCCGACAGGAGGACCTCACGCTCGTGATGGTCTCTCACGACATCGGCGTCGTGCAGAGCATCTGCGATGAGGTGGTCGTGATGAAGGACGGCCGCATCGTCGAGGAGGGGCCCACCGAGAAGGTGCTGCAGCAACCGCAGGTGGCCTACACGCGTCGCCTCCTGGCGTCGGTGCCCATGATCGATCCTCCGGCGACCCGCCCCGGCGTCGGAGGTGAGGGTTAG
- a CDS encoding ATP-binding cassette domain-containing protein yields the protein MSLSVEDLVVEIDGRRVVDGISFEVPSGARVGLIGESGSGKSLTALAVLGLLPDGATASGSVRWNGRELIGLRDRELAELRGDEIGIVFQEPRTALNPIRTVGRQIAEAVRIHERMTRKDAAARAVTEAARVALPEPERIVGRYPHQLSGGQRQRVAIAMALACRPRLLIADEPTTALDVTIQAEILELLRTLVSDDGMSLIFITHDLAVLSQVATDAVVLENGRIVEAGPVATILRNPASPVTRGLLRDATATLWRPEGMTP from the coding sequence ATGAGCCTGTCGGTGGAAGACCTCGTCGTCGAGATCGACGGCCGACGCGTCGTCGACGGCATCTCGTTCGAGGTGCCGAGCGGTGCCCGGGTGGGGCTGATCGGCGAGTCGGGGTCGGGCAAGTCGCTCACGGCACTTGCGGTCCTCGGGCTCCTCCCCGACGGCGCGACGGCGTCGGGGAGCGTGCGCTGGAACGGCCGCGAACTCATCGGTCTCCGCGATCGCGAGCTCGCCGAACTCCGCGGCGACGAGATCGGCATCGTCTTCCAGGAACCGCGGACGGCGCTGAACCCGATCCGCACGGTCGGCCGGCAGATCGCCGAGGCGGTGCGCATCCACGAGCGGATGACCCGAAAGGATGCCGCGGCACGGGCCGTCACCGAAGCGGCGCGCGTGGCCCTTCCCGAGCCCGAACGCATCGTGGGGCGCTACCCGCACCAGCTCTCCGGCGGGCAGCGCCAGCGGGTCGCGATCGCGATGGCCCTCGCCTGCCGACCCCGCCTGCTCATCGCCGATGAGCCCACCACGGCACTGGACGTCACGATCCAGGCCGAGATCCTCGAACTACTGCGCACCCTCGTCTCGGACGACGGGATGTCGCTGATCTTCATCACCCACGACCTCGCCGTGCTGTCTCAGGTCGCCACTGACGCGGTGGTCCTCGAGAACGGACGGATCGTGGAGGCGGGCCCGGTGGCCACGATCCTGCGCAACCCCGCCTCGCCCGTCACGCGCGGTCTCCTCCGCGACGCCACCGCCACGCTCTGGCGTCCCGAGGGGATGACGCCGTGA
- a CDS encoding ABC transporter permease, whose translation MSAFRRLWALSTGRFGLIVVAVILVTAAVSLVWTPFDPQQVDIPNRWAPPGWPHLLGTDGTGRDILSLLIAGSRTTVVVAVGAGLVATVIGLALAALGALTRRWLRETVAVTVDILIAFPVLLIAMMISAVWGGSLWVVIWAVGIGFGVNIARVTRPELRRVLQSDFVLAGRASGLTPAQNLVRHLLPNVAPVFIVQLSWGMAVAVLAEAGLSYLGFGAPPTEPSWGLLLAELQQYLTVYPLSVLWPGLAITLTVLGLNLLGDGIRDATDPTLSRRGGSARRARTHVPEVVA comes from the coding sequence ATGAGCGCCTTCCGACGACTGTGGGCCCTCTCGACCGGCCGCTTCGGCCTCATCGTCGTCGCGGTGATCCTCGTCACCGCAGCGGTCTCGCTCGTGTGGACGCCCTTCGATCCGCAGCAGGTCGACATCCCGAACCGCTGGGCACCACCCGGCTGGCCGCACCTTCTCGGTACCGACGGCACGGGCCGCGACATCCTCAGCCTCCTCATCGCCGGCTCGCGGACGACGGTCGTCGTCGCGGTCGGCGCGGGCCTGGTCGCCACCGTCATCGGTCTCGCCCTCGCCGCCCTCGGCGCCCTCACCCGCCGCTGGCTGCGCGAAACGGTCGCCGTCACCGTCGACATCCTCATCGCCTTCCCCGTGCTCCTCATCGCGATGATGATCTCGGCGGTCTGGGGCGGGTCGCTGTGGGTGGTGATCTGGGCGGTGGGCATCGGATTCGGGGTGAACATCGCCCGGGTCACCCGGCCGGAGCTCCGGCGGGTGCTGCAGAGCGACTTCGTCCTCGCCGGTCGGGCCTCGGGCCTCACCCCCGCGCAGAACCTCGTGCGCCATCTGCTGCCGAACGTCGCGCCGGTGTTCATCGTCCAGCTGTCGTGGGGCATGGCCGTCGCCGTCCTCGCCGAGGCGGGTCTGTCGTACCTGGGCTTCGGCGCACCCCCTACCGAGCCGTCGTGGGGGCTGCTGCTGGCGGAGCTTCAGCAGTACCTGACCGTCTACCCGCTCTCCGTGCTCTGGCCGGGGCTCGCGATCACCCTCACGGTGCTCGGGCTGAATCTGCTGGGCGACGGGATCCGCGACGCCACCGACCCGACCCTCTCCCGCCGTGGAGGTTCCGCCCGCCGTGCACGGACGCATGTGCCCGAGGTGGTCGCATGA
- a CDS encoding ABC transporter permease, whose amino-acid sequence MIRYALTRGALLLLGLFVASALIFLTLRVLPGDVAQQIAGTNGTPEQVAAIRESLGLNAPLWAQYADWIGGVFRGDLGTSLYTGTGVTTELAEKARVTVPLGILSLLFALAVSIPLGVVSALRRGRADGTTLSVGAQALAAVPVVWAGMMLVVVFAVWLGWLPAQGFPRGGWSQPADALRALILPALTIGIIEGAMLLRFVRSATLQAIGQDYVRTAAAKGLTRNAALIRHGLPNVGLSVISVLGLQVAGIVVGAVIIEQLFSLPGIGRMLVEDVDRRDLPMVQGELLILTGFVLLVGFLVDIVHRLLDPRQREAS is encoded by the coding sequence GTGATCCGGTACGCGCTGACCCGGGGAGCCCTGCTGCTGCTGGGGCTGTTCGTAGCCAGTGCGCTCATCTTCCTCACCCTGCGGGTGCTCCCCGGCGACGTCGCACAGCAGATCGCCGGCACGAACGGCACCCCCGAGCAGGTCGCCGCCATCCGAGAGAGCCTCGGGCTCAACGCGCCGCTGTGGGCGCAGTACGCGGACTGGATCGGCGGGGTGTTCCGCGGCGATCTCGGCACCTCGCTCTACACCGGCACCGGCGTCACCACCGAGCTCGCCGAGAAGGCCCGCGTGACGGTGCCGCTCGGCATCCTGTCCCTCCTCTTCGCCCTCGCGGTCAGCATCCCGCTCGGGGTCGTGTCGGCCCTGCGCCGCGGGCGGGCCGACGGTACGACGCTGAGCGTCGGGGCCCAGGCCCTCGCCGCGGTGCCCGTGGTGTGGGCGGGGATGATGCTCGTCGTGGTCTTCGCGGTATGGCTCGGCTGGCTCCCCGCCCAGGGCTTTCCCCGGGGCGGCTGGAGTCAGCCTGCCGACGCGCTCCGAGCCCTCATCCTCCCCGCGCTCACCATCGGCATCATCGAGGGCGCGATGCTGCTGCGCTTCGTGCGGAGCGCCACGCTGCAGGCGATCGGGCAGGATTACGTCCGCACCGCGGCGGCGAAGGGTCTCACCCGTAACGCCGCGCTCATCCGACACGGCCTCCCCAACGTCGGCCTGTCGGTCATCTCGGTGCTCGGGCTCCAGGTGGCCGGGATCGTCGTCGGCGCGGTCATCATCGAGCAGCTGTTCAGCCTGCCCGGGATCGGACGGATGCTGGTGGAAGACGTCGACCGCCGAGACCTCCCGATGGTGCAGGGCGAGCTGCTGATCCTCACCGGTTTCGTGCTCCTCGTCGGCTTCCTCGTCGACATCGTCCACCGCCTTCTCGATCCGCGACAGCGGGAGGCCTCATGA